One part of the Agreia sp. COWG genome encodes these proteins:
- the crcB gene encoding fluoride efflux transporter CrcB has translation MTPLLFLGLSLAGGVGSALRLIVDGSIKAHTRATFPIGTMLINITGALLLGFITEIALRDIVPDAARLIIGTGLLGGYTTFSTASFESVRLIQQHRYLPALGNTLGMLTAAIAAALAGAALGSLL, from the coding sequence GTGACACCCCTTCTGTTTCTTGGCCTTTCCCTCGCGGGCGGTGTCGGATCGGCCCTCCGCCTGATCGTGGACGGCTCGATCAAAGCCCACACCCGAGCGACGTTCCCGATCGGCACGATGCTGATCAACATCACCGGGGCGCTGCTGCTGGGATTCATCACCGAAATCGCTCTCCGAGACATCGTGCCCGACGCGGCACGACTGATCATCGGAACCGGGCTCCTCGGCGGCTACACCACCTTCAGCACAGCAAGCTTCGAAAGCGTCCGCCTCATCCAACAACACCGATACCTGCCCGCCCTGGGCAACACCCTCGGCATGCTCACCGCAGCCATAGCCGCAGCTCTCGCTGGCGCAGCATTAGGAAGCCTCCTATGA
- a CDS encoding CrcB family protein, which yields MTGPHDPTSAPRADPEQMLPIDPDTDVADAPLSGPMRPIHLRWRYIGLVAAGGSVGTATREAISLAIPPLSGIPVAIFLINIAGAFFLGVLLESVARRGPDEGRRRTLRLLLGTGFAGGFTTYSALASDTGFLLLETHPWAGVGYALVTVIVGAVATFIGIAVAAGQHRRQLAAAGGAQ from the coding sequence CGACGAGCGCACCTCGCGCGGATCCGGAACAGATGCTTCCAATCGACCCCGATACGGACGTCGCGGACGCACCCCTGTCGGGTCCGATGCGGCCCATCCATCTGCGCTGGCGGTACATCGGTCTCGTCGCCGCCGGCGGCTCCGTCGGCACCGCAACACGAGAAGCGATCAGCCTCGCCATCCCACCCCTCAGTGGCATCCCCGTCGCCATCTTCCTGATCAACATCGCGGGAGCCTTCTTCCTCGGCGTGCTGTTGGAGTCCGTTGCTCGACGTGGCCCCGACGAAGGCCGTCGACGAACTCTGCGCCTGCTTCTGGGAACCGGCTTCGCCGGCGGATTCACCACTTATAGCGCCCTCGCCTCCGACACCGGATTCCTCCTTCTCGAGACTCACCCGTGGGCCGGGGTCGGGTACGCGTTAGTGACCGTGATCGTCGGCGCAGTCGCGACTTTCATCGGAATTGCGGTGGCCGCCGGCCAGCATCGCCGGCAGCTCGCCGCAGCAGGAGGCGCTCAGTGA